From Qipengyuania psychrotolerans:
AAGAAAAAGGGGCGCCGAAGCGCCCCTGATCCGTAAAAGTTGAATGTTCTCAGCGCTGGTCCATCGGGACGTAATCGCGCTGCGTCGGTCCAGTGTAAAGCTGGCGCGGACGGCCGATGACCTGGCCGGGATCGGAAATCATCTCGTTCCACTGTGCAACCCATCCGACGGTACGGGCGAGGGCGAAGAGGGCGGTGAACATCGTCGTCGGGAAGCCGATTGCCGAAAGGATGATGCCGGAATAGAAATCCACGTTCGGGAACAGCTTCTTTTCCTTGAAATAATCGTCATTGAGAGCGAGTTCTTCAAGCTGAAGCGCGGTTTCGAACACCGGATCCTTGACGTTCAGGGCGTCAAACACCTCACGGACAGTTTTCTGCATGACCGTGGCGCGCGGATCGTAGTTCTTATAAACCCGGTGGCCGAAGCCCATGAGGCGGAACGGATCGTTCTTGTCTTTCGCACGCTCGATATAATGCGGAATGCGATCGGGAGTGCCGATTTCCTGCAGCATGTTGAGCGCGGCTTCGTTCGCTCCGCCGTGCGCAGGGCCCCAGAGACACGCGATGCCAGCGGCGGTGCAGGCGAACGGATTAGCGCCCGACGAACCAGCAAGCCTTACGGTCGACGTCGATGCGTTCTGTTCGTGATCGGCATGGAGGATGAAGATGCGATCCATGGCCTTCTCGACGGCCGGGTGCAGCTCATACTCTTCTGCAGGAACACCAAAAGTCATGCGCAGGAAGTTGCCCGTGTAGCTGAGGTCATTCCTCGGCTGCATGAACGGTTGGCCGATCGAGTACTTGTAAGCCCAAGCTGCAATTGTCGGCATCTTAGCGATCAGCCGGTGGCTGCTGATCTTGCGATGTTCC
This genomic window contains:
- a CDS encoding citrate synthase, with translation MADKQATLDLGGQSQNFPILEGSVGPDVIDIRKLYGTTGTFTYDPGYKSTASCESALTYIDGEEGVLLHRGYPIGQLAENSSFMEVAYLLLNGELPSPDELGDFDYTITRHTMLHDQLRQFYQGFRRDAHPMAIMCGVVGALSAFYHDSTDISDPEHRKISSHRLIAKMPTIAAWAYKYSIGQPFMQPRNDLSYTGNFLRMTFGVPAEEYELHPAVEKAMDRIFILHADHEQNASTSTVRLAGSSGANPFACTAAGIACLWGPAHGGANEAALNMLQEIGTPDRIPHYIERAKDKNDPFRLMGFGHRVYKNYDPRATVMQKTVREVFDALNVKDPVFETALQLEELALNDDYFKEKKLFPNVDFYSGIILSAIGFPTTMFTALFALARTVGWVAQWNEMISDPGQVIGRPRQLYTGPTQRDYVPMDQR